A section of the Roseomonas marmotae genome encodes:
- a CDS encoding type VI secretion system Vgr family protein: MSFADAPQAPPIASLLRDNRFAAITSAAFALHDVRLRWLKGSERLGEPFRYEAKIASRDPIRNFARVPGQEITVGFKLQDDGTRFLHGIVTRLEYLGLDETRQPHYAVEIRPWLAGLAHRRNSRIFQNKTSLQIVTTIFREHRGGFKDRTNGRLPRREYCVQYDETDLDFVTRLMQQDGIYYYFEHAEGRHDLVLVDTVASHPAASPDTVETHLNLKDFRYLDDIIWHWREAVDLVPFKVVLDDYDEGKPAAQLMALAPVAPVATGGIPTLSSTSATPSRRGGGGRIGTTEAHTMPGSGMLLSEVYTYPGGYQERRDGDFYATIRAEEIACRAYRVQLEGSARQVTTGSVFKAANPFDIADKAMAPAPTERFLAIATEIEVIGDLGEGSGHDDSAPQLYRSTIEAMPAITQFRPPRSMPSPMAGGPQTAIVVGRPGESITTDVLGRIKVQFFWDREGRRDDNSSCWIRVAQSWAGSGFGGLVTPRVGQEVVVNFLHGDYDQPLVVGAVYNGNNPPPENLPDHATRSSFHTRTDDGGTRGYNQLRFEDRAGAEHVFLRAQRNHSVDVERLLSLQSGVSAIVSAREAVMLESASVPGTSYGSHIEVTPQGIALRVTAPGREQCILIGAEGITVQGHDIRLISFGKLLVSPIPIPHPPQLLPAVLAAIKRMSLLVQRRRTSEIQEQLRDQQ; encoded by the coding sequence ATGTCTTTCGCCGATGCGCCGCAGGCGCCCCCCATCGCCTCGTTGCTGCGCGACAACCGCTTCGCCGCCATCACCTCAGCCGCCTTCGCGCTCCATGACGTCAGGCTTCGTTGGCTGAAGGGCAGCGAGCGCCTGGGCGAGCCTTTCCGTTACGAGGCGAAGATCGCCAGCCGTGACCCGATCCGCAACTTCGCTCGCGTGCCCGGACAGGAGATCACGGTCGGCTTCAAACTACAGGACGACGGCACCCGTTTCCTGCACGGGATCGTCACACGGCTGGAATATCTCGGGCTGGACGAAACGCGGCAGCCACATTACGCGGTCGAGATCCGCCCCTGGCTGGCGGGGCTGGCCCATCGCCGCAACAGCCGGATCTTCCAGAACAAGACCAGCCTGCAGATCGTCACCACCATCTTTCGCGAACATCGTGGCGGTTTCAAAGACCGCACCAACGGGCGCCTGCCGCGACGCGAGTATTGCGTGCAGTATGACGAGACGGATCTGGATTTCGTCACCCGGCTGATGCAGCAGGACGGGATCTACTACTACTTCGAGCATGCCGAGGGCCGGCATGACCTCGTGCTTGTCGATACCGTGGCGAGCCATCCGGCCGCCAGTCCCGATACGGTGGAGACCCATCTGAACCTGAAGGATTTCCGTTATCTGGACGACATCATCTGGCACTGGCGGGAGGCCGTGGATCTCGTTCCCTTCAAGGTGGTGCTGGATGATTACGACGAAGGGAAGCCGGCGGCGCAGCTGATGGCCCTGGCACCCGTCGCGCCAGTGGCCACCGGCGGCATCCCGACGCTCAGCAGCACTTCGGCCACGCCTTCGCGGCGGGGTGGCGGCGGCAGGATCGGCACCACCGAGGCCCATACCATGCCAGGCAGCGGCATGCTCCTCAGCGAGGTCTATACCTATCCCGGCGGTTACCAGGAACGGCGCGACGGTGATTTCTACGCCACCATTCGCGCTGAGGAGATCGCCTGCCGCGCCTATCGCGTGCAACTGGAGGGAAGTGCGCGCCAGGTCACCACCGGTTCCGTCTTCAAGGCCGCCAATCCCTTCGACATCGCCGACAAGGCCATGGCGCCGGCGCCCACGGAGCGATTCCTGGCCATCGCCACCGAAATCGAGGTGATCGGCGACCTCGGCGAAGGGTCCGGGCATGATGACAGCGCACCGCAACTCTACCGCAGCACCATCGAGGCCATGCCGGCGATCACGCAGTTCCGCCCGCCACGGAGCATGCCGAGCCCGATGGCCGGTGGGCCGCAAACGGCGATTGTGGTCGGCCGCCCAGGGGAGAGCATCACGACCGATGTTCTTGGCCGCATCAAGGTGCAGTTCTTCTGGGACCGCGAGGGCAGGCGGGACGACAATAGCTCCTGCTGGATCAGGGTGGCGCAGAGCTGGGCCGGCAGCGGCTTCGGCGGGCTGGTCACGCCGCGCGTGGGGCAGGAGGTGGTGGTGAACTTTCTCCATGGCGACTACGACCAGCCGCTGGTGGTCGGCGCCGTCTACAACGGCAACAATCCTCCCCCCGAGAACCTGCCGGACCATGCCACGCGCTCCAGCTTCCACACACGAACCGACGATGGCGGCACCCGTGGTTATAACCAGCTCCGTTTCGAGGACCGGGCGGGAGCCGAGCATGTGTTCCTGCGTGCCCAACGCAACCACAGCGTCGATGTCGAGCGCCTGCTTTCCCTCCAGTCCGGGGTGAGCGCCATCGTCTCGGCGAGGGAGGCCGTGATGCTCGAAAGTGCGTCCGTGCCTGGCACGTCGTATGGCAGCCATATCGAGGTGACGCCGCAGGGGATCGCGTTGCGCGTGACCGCCCCCGGACGTGAGCAGTGCATCCTGATCGGGGCAGAGGGAATCACCGTACAGGGCCACGACATCAGGCTTATCTCGTTCGGCAAGCTCCTCGTCTCTCCCATTCCCATCCCTCATCCCCCTCAACTGCTCCCGGCGGTGCTGGCGGCGATCAAGCGGATGTCACTCCTGGTTCAGCGGCGCCGTACCTCGGAGATTCAGGAACAGCTTCGCGACCAGCAGTAA
- the tssH gene encoding type VI secretion system ATPase TssH, producing MTGISRQSLFGRLNPTCFRSLEAATAHCKLLGHSYVELVHWLQQLMELPDSDIRRILAAYEVDAGRLGHDVTRALDRLPRGATFVSDLSEHVEVAAQEAWLVASLAHGAGQIRSGHLLEACLSSRALSHVLLGISAEFSKLRPERLRDEFDRILQGSPEVDAAGPVAVPQASGAQAEVLARYTVDLTESARAGKLDPVIGRDAEMRRLIDVLMRRRQNNPVLTGEAGVGKTAVVEGLALKIAAGEVPPSLRDVSLLALDISLLQAGAGVKGEFEQRLSKLVEAVQAAPRPVILFMDELHMLVGAGGQEGTGDAANLLKPALARGALRTIGATTWAEYRRHIEQDAALSRRFQPIPVAEPDNALAMTMMRRMVASLERHHEVEILDEAVEAAVILSRRYIPARQLPDKALSLLDTACARVANSQHARPDPVAHQQRQLDALGLEQEILAREEAEGTGRRQRRDEVEAAITTARAELARLEACWQRDLERVGCLRRARAARRAGEASDAPPPPGSADAPPLVLDRVDRQAVAAIVQDWTGIPTGRLLKDEAATLLSLPAMLSARVIGQDQALEAIARRVQTSRAGLEDPAKPIGVFLLCGPSGVGKTETALALAEALVGGESNLITINMSEFQEAHTVSSLKGAPPGYVGHGQGGVLTEAVRRRPHAVILLDEVEKAHPDVHKLFFQVFDKGVMEDGEGRRIDFRNTLILLTSNIGSEEITRLCRPQGEGASPAQPEAAALEAALHRPLRQVFPPALLGRMVVLPYYPLSDAVLERVVRLQLGRIAERMMQAHDLPFTYSDGVVALIAARARQVDSGGRMIDAILTGTVLPTISRHILTHQGTSHAPGAVRLDVRHGEVAYDFGEAASQAAVA from the coding sequence ATGACAGGCATCAGCCGTCAGAGCCTTTTCGGCAGGCTCAACCCCACCTGCTTCCGCAGCCTGGAGGCAGCGACCGCCCATTGCAAGCTTCTGGGACACAGCTATGTGGAACTGGTCCACTGGCTGCAGCAGCTCATGGAACTGCCGGATTCGGATATCCGGCGCATCCTGGCGGCATACGAAGTGGATGCGGGGCGCCTTGGCCATGACGTGACACGGGCGCTGGACCGGCTGCCGCGCGGCGCCACCTTCGTCTCCGACCTTTCCGAGCATGTCGAGGTCGCGGCCCAGGAGGCGTGGCTCGTCGCCAGCCTGGCGCATGGGGCCGGGCAAATCCGGTCGGGCCATCTGCTGGAAGCCTGCCTTTCCAGCCGCGCGCTGTCGCATGTCCTGCTCGGTATCTCCGCCGAATTCAGCAAGCTGCGGCCGGAGCGGCTGCGCGATGAATTCGACCGCATCCTCCAGGGCTCGCCAGAGGTAGACGCGGCAGGTCCGGTCGCCGTGCCACAAGCCAGCGGCGCCCAGGCGGAAGTGCTGGCGCGCTACACCGTGGATCTGACGGAGAGTGCGCGGGCCGGCAAGCTTGACCCGGTGATCGGGCGGGACGCGGAGATGCGCCGGCTGATCGACGTGCTGATGCGGCGGCGGCAGAACAACCCGGTGCTGACCGGCGAGGCCGGCGTGGGCAAGACCGCGGTTGTCGAAGGGCTGGCGTTGAAGATCGCGGCCGGGGAGGTGCCACCGTCGCTACGGGACGTGTCGCTGCTGGCGCTCGATATCAGCCTGCTCCAGGCCGGCGCTGGCGTGAAAGGTGAATTCGAACAGCGGTTGAGCAAGCTGGTGGAGGCGGTGCAGGCAGCGCCGCGCCCGGTGATCCTTTTCATGGACGAACTCCACATGCTTGTGGGCGCCGGCGGGCAGGAAGGCACGGGCGATGCCGCCAACCTGCTGAAGCCTGCCCTGGCGCGGGGTGCGCTGCGGACCATCGGCGCCACCACCTGGGCCGAGTACCGGCGTCATATCGAGCAGGATGCGGCGCTGAGCCGGCGCTTCCAGCCGATTCCGGTCGCCGAGCCCGACAACGCACTGGCCATGACCATGATGCGGCGGATGGTGGCGTCCCTGGAGCGCCACCATGAGGTGGAGATCCTGGACGAGGCGGTGGAGGCCGCTGTCATCCTGTCCCGCCGCTATATTCCCGCCAGGCAGTTGCCGGACAAGGCGCTCAGCCTGCTCGACACCGCCTGCGCCCGCGTCGCCAACAGTCAGCACGCGCGGCCTGACCCGGTGGCGCACCAGCAGCGGCAACTGGATGCGCTCGGGCTGGAGCAGGAGATCCTGGCGCGGGAGGAGGCGGAAGGCACCGGCAGGCGCCAGCGCCGCGACGAGGTGGAGGCGGCGATCACCACGGCTCGCGCCGAACTGGCGCGCCTGGAAGCATGCTGGCAGCGGGACCTGGAGCGGGTGGGGTGCCTGCGTCGGGCCCGCGCCGCCCGGCGCGCGGGCGAGGCGTCCGACGCGCCACCTCCGCCCGGCAGCGCGGATGCGCCGCCCCTGGTCCTGGACCGGGTGGACCGGCAGGCCGTCGCAGCCATCGTGCAGGACTGGACCGGCATTCCCACGGGCCGGCTCCTGAAGGATGAAGCAGCGACCCTGCTGTCTCTCCCGGCGATGCTCTCCGCCCGGGTGATCGGACAGGATCAGGCGCTGGAGGCCATCGCGCGGCGGGTGCAGACCAGCCGGGCGGGGCTGGAGGACCCGGCCAAGCCGATCGGCGTCTTCCTGCTCTGCGGCCCCTCCGGAGTTGGCAAGACCGAGACCGCGCTGGCATTGGCCGAAGCGCTGGTGGGCGGCGAGAGTAACCTCATCACCATCAACATGAGCGAGTTCCAGGAGGCGCATACCGTCTCCTCGTTGAAGGGGGCGCCGCCGGGCTATGTCGGGCACGGCCAGGGCGGCGTGCTGACCGAGGCGGTGCGCCGCCGTCCCCATGCCGTCATCCTGCTCGACGAGGTCGAGAAGGCGCATCCCGACGTCCACAAGCTGTTCTTCCAGGTCTTCGACAAGGGCGTGATGGAGGATGGCGAGGGACGGCGTATCGACTTCCGCAACACGCTCATCCTGCTGACCTCCAATATAGGCAGCGAAGAGATCACCCGCCTCTGCCGGCCGCAGGGGGAGGGCGCCAGCCCGGCGCAGCCCGAGGCCGCGGCGCTGGAAGCGGCGCTGCACCGGCCGCTGCGTCAGGTCTTCCCCCCGGCGCTGCTGGGACGGATGGTGGTGCTGCCATACTACCCTCTGAGCGACGCCGTACTGGAGCGGGTCGTCCGCCTGCAGCTTGGCCGTATCGCCGAGCGGATGATGCAGGCGCATGATTTGCCCTTCACCTATAGCGACGGGGTGGTGGCGCTGATCGCCGCGCGCGCACGGCAGGTGGACAGCGGCGGGCGGATGATCGACGCCATCCTGACTGGCACGGTACTGCCCACGATCAGCCGGCACATCCTGACGCATCAGGGCACGAGCCATGCACCGGGCGCCGTGCGGCTCGATGTGCGGCACGGCGAGGTCGCCTATGACTTCGGCGAGGCCGCGTCCCAGGCCGCGGTGGCCTGA
- a CDS encoding GMC family oxidoreductase produces the protein MSQTTQPEDKDLSIRAHENQARLRTRLKSRYDFIVCGAGASGSVVARRLAENPDTQVLLIEAGGSDEVETVLNPAQWVGNLGSQSDWGFQAQPNPHLNGRTLAMSMGKVLGGGSSVNVMLWARGHRADWDFFASEADDAAWSYSNVLDIYRRIENWQGAPDPDFRGNSGPVWVQPAPDPSPIAFAMLDAARELGIPTFEHPNGRMMEEPGGAAITDLLIRDGRRNSLYRAYVHPWLDRPNLTVLTDTLVRRVVLDGRRATGVEVLHDGQILTISARAEVVLSLGAIHTPKVLMHSGIGDRTELNRFGIPVVQHLPGVGQNLQDHVSFGCLWEYAEPIAPRNNGSEATLYWKSRPELDAPDLLFCQVEFPVPSERTAALGVPEHGWTMFAGLAQPTSCGRLRLQSADPTAPITIDADMMSDPADMKTALACVELCRELGNAQAFRPFVRGETMPGNLKGEALETYIRDSAVTYWHQTCTAKMGHDEMSVVDASLKVYGIDALRVADGSIMPRVTTGNTQAPCAIIGEQAAHMLRKVHGL, from the coding sequence ATGAGCCAGACCACTCAGCCCGAGGACAAGGATCTTTCCATCCGGGCACATGAGAATCAGGCGCGGCTGAGAACCCGGCTAAAGTCTCGCTATGACTTCATTGTCTGTGGGGCTGGTGCGTCCGGCTCGGTCGTCGCCCGGCGCTTGGCCGAGAACCCGGATACCCAGGTTCTGCTGATCGAGGCAGGCGGCAGCGACGAGGTGGAGACTGTGCTGAACCCGGCCCAGTGGGTCGGCAATCTGGGCAGTCAGTCGGATTGGGGATTCCAAGCGCAACCCAACCCGCATCTCAACGGTCGTACTCTGGCGATGTCGATGGGCAAGGTTCTGGGCGGCGGATCGAGCGTCAACGTCATGCTTTGGGCTCGTGGGCATCGAGCCGACTGGGACTTCTTTGCTTCGGAGGCAGACGACGCTGCCTGGAGCTACAGTAACGTACTCGACATCTACCGCCGAATCGAGAACTGGCAGGGCGCGCCAGATCCCGACTTCCGTGGAAACTCAGGACCGGTCTGGGTTCAGCCTGCACCCGATCCGAGTCCTATCGCATTTGCGATGCTCGACGCCGCGCGCGAGCTTGGCATTCCTACCTTCGAGCATCCAAACGGCCGGATGATGGAGGAGCCCGGAGGCGCGGCCATTACCGATTTGCTGATCCGCGACGGCCGGCGCAACTCGCTCTACCGTGCCTATGTCCATCCTTGGCTGGACCGCCCCAACCTGACGGTCCTGACCGACACTCTTGTGCGCCGCGTGGTGCTTGATGGCCGGCGGGCCACCGGCGTCGAGGTGCTTCATGATGGTCAGATCCTGACGATCTCAGCGCGCGCAGAGGTCGTGCTATCGCTGGGCGCCATACATACGCCCAAAGTGCTGATGCACTCGGGTATCGGCGACCGTACGGAGTTGAATCGATTTGGCATCCCTGTGGTGCAGCACCTTCCCGGCGTAGGGCAGAATCTCCAGGACCATGTATCCTTCGGCTGCCTCTGGGAGTATGCGGAACCTATCGCTCCGCGGAACAACGGCAGCGAGGCGACGCTCTACTGGAAGAGCCGCCCCGAACTTGACGCCCCCGACCTGCTCTTCTGCCAGGTCGAGTTCCCGGTCCCGAGTGAGCGGACAGCGGCCCTTGGCGTTCCGGAGCATGGCTGGACGATGTTCGCCGGACTTGCGCAGCCGACGAGCTGCGGCCGCCTGCGCTTGCAGAGCGCCGATCCGACAGCGCCCATCACCATCGACGCAGACATGATGTCTGATCCGGCAGACATGAAGACGGCCCTCGCCTGCGTTGAGCTATGCCGCGAACTGGGCAATGCGCAGGCGTTCCGTCCCTTCGTTCGTGGCGAAACCATGCCCGGGAACCTCAAGGGCGAGGCGCTCGAGACCTATATCCGCGACTCTGCCGTCACCTATTGGCACCAGACCTGCACAGCCAAAATGGGGCACGATGAGATGTCTGTGGTTGACGCCTCACTCAAGGTCTACGGGATCGACGCTCTGCGCGTGGCGGACGGCTCCATCATGCCACGGGTAACGACAGGAAATACGCAGGCGCCCTGCGCCATCATTGGAGAACAGGCAGCGCACATGCTCCGTAAAGTGCACGGCCTATAG
- a CDS encoding alpha/beta fold hydrolase yields the protein MMRVLQAGRGEPILLGHSYLWDAEMWRPQMEALSSQYRVIVPELWGHGGSGVLPSSTVDLVGLARQHLLLMDHLGIERFAIAGLSAGGMWGVELALLAPERVSAIALLDTFIGPEPEVTRGRYFKMFEAIEACSAFPAAVLDAVVPIFFAPDVTERRPDLPSAFRQKCADWERSRLLSSVVPLGRMIFSRRSLLGELHALHCPRLVMVGSHDQPRPPQEAAVMAAAMGCEVVEVPGAGHISSLEAPEVVTAQLLSFLNGATVA from the coding sequence ATGATGCGGGTGCTGCAGGCTGGCAGGGGAGAGCCAATTCTGCTCGGGCACAGCTATCTCTGGGATGCCGAGATGTGGCGCCCCCAGATGGAGGCTTTGTCTAGCCAGTACCGCGTCATCGTCCCGGAGCTTTGGGGGCATGGCGGGTCCGGCGTGCTTCCCTCATCGACCGTCGACCTGGTCGGCCTCGCGCGGCAGCACCTGCTCCTGATGGATCATCTGGGGATCGAACGCTTTGCCATCGCAGGCTTGTCCGCCGGCGGGATGTGGGGCGTGGAGCTCGCCCTTCTGGCGCCGGAGCGCGTGAGCGCCATCGCGCTCCTCGACACCTTTATCGGGCCGGAGCCTGAGGTGACGCGCGGACGCTATTTCAAGATGTTCGAGGCGATCGAGGCTTGCTCGGCTTTTCCAGCCGCCGTGCTGGACGCCGTCGTGCCGATATTCTTCGCGCCTGACGTCACGGAGCGCCGGCCGGATCTTCCATCCGCCTTTCGACAGAAGTGCGCCGACTGGGAACGCTCACGCCTGCTGAGCAGCGTGGTACCACTCGGGCGGATGATCTTCAGCCGCAGGAGCCTGCTGGGTGAGCTGCATGCGCTGCACTGCCCGCGGCTGGTGATGGTGGGCAGCCATGACCAGCCGCGCCCCCCGCAGGAAGCGGCTGTCATGGCTGCGGCGATGGGCTGCGAAGTCGTGGAAGTGCCAGGCGCCGGCCATATCTCGTCCCTGGAGGCGCCGGAGGTGGTGACGGCACAGCTTCTCAGCTTCCTGAACGGCGCGACGGTGGCTTAG
- a CDS encoding response regulator transcription factor: MVNQTGPSVYSGISANNEIRKEDPEIAQSIRLDAVTRHRPARRLDQNVCPMYPLTNVAQSEVAPAPPEWPCRLGRVLVVDGNPGARSTVLTYLTHQCIAFRSTAGDVLRYLQRNQFSLVILDSRLEQFDTFGMLRQIRSRSDVPVILITGEGQNDADRIIALELGADDILREPLDLREMLARARAILRRQEMGRRQSTAVRQNGGYRFDGWELHHCTRILKSPSGKTIDLTKTEYALLVALLEAPGRPLSRAHLMRGMRANEDIFDRSVDVHILRLRRKISANSSDSILIKTERGVGYILDASVEILF; this comes from the coding sequence ATGGTCAACCAGACGGGGCCCTCGGTCTACTCCGGGATCTCGGCGAACAACGAAATCCGCAAGGAAGATCCGGAGATTGCGCAGTCCATCCGACTGGACGCAGTGACACGGCATCGTCCTGCCCGCCGCTTGGACCAGAACGTCTGTCCCATGTACCCATTGACGAATGTAGCACAATCAGAAGTGGCGCCGGCGCCACCCGAATGGCCCTGCCGCCTTGGGCGCGTGCTTGTGGTCGATGGTAACCCCGGTGCGCGCAGCACAGTTCTGACTTACCTCACACATCAATGCATCGCCTTCCGCTCCACGGCCGGCGATGTGTTGCGTTATCTGCAACGCAATCAGTTCAGTCTGGTTATCCTGGATTCCCGGCTGGAGCAATTCGACACCTTCGGCATGCTGCGCCAGATTCGATCGCGCTCGGACGTTCCCGTGATCCTGATTACAGGAGAGGGCCAGAACGATGCGGATCGCATCATCGCGCTGGAGCTTGGCGCGGATGATATCCTGAGAGAACCGCTCGACCTTCGCGAAATGCTGGCACGCGCACGCGCCATTCTGCGGCGCCAGGAGATGGGTCGGCGGCAGTCAACCGCGGTTCGGCAAAACGGCGGCTATCGGTTCGATGGGTGGGAGCTGCATCATTGCACCAGAATCCTGAAGAGCCCATCCGGCAAGACCATTGATCTGACCAAGACAGAATACGCGCTGCTGGTAGCACTGCTCGAAGCGCCGGGTCGGCCGCTCTCTCGCGCGCATCTGATGCGGGGGATGAGAGCCAATGAAGATATCTTTGACCGCAGCGTAGACGTTCACATATTGCGTCTGAGGCGCAAGATCAGCGCCAATTCTTCCGACAGTATCTTGATCAAGACCGAGCGTGGCGTCGGCTACATCCTGGATGCTTCAGTGGAGATCCTGTTCTGA
- a CDS encoding SDR family oxidoreductase, with product MAHIDSTEFSGKAVVVTAGTKGAGAATFRRFLAGGAKVITAARSSRPDSIPAGSFVQADLSTAEGISLFAQAAKERLGRIDIIAHVLGGSTAPAGGFAVLGDHHWADELNLNLLSAVRLDRALIPGMIESASGSIVHTASIQRRLPLHDSTTAYAAAKAALVAYSKALSKEVGPKGIRVNVVSPGWIYTSAADALVKRIAVGMDGDEEAARQSILDALGGIPIGRPAQPDEVAELIAFIASERAAAIHGAEFTIDGGTMPTI from the coding sequence ATGGCACACATCGACTCTACCGAGTTTAGTGGAAAGGCTGTTGTCGTGACTGCTGGCACCAAAGGTGCGGGTGCGGCAACCTTCCGGCGGTTCCTGGCTGGAGGAGCAAAAGTTATTACCGCGGCACGATCTTCCCGCCCGGATTCCATTCCAGCTGGATCCTTCGTGCAAGCCGATCTCAGCACGGCGGAAGGAATTTCACTCTTTGCCCAGGCAGCGAAGGAACGCTTGGGTCGTATCGACATCATCGCCCATGTTCTGGGTGGATCGACAGCGCCCGCCGGAGGTTTCGCCGTACTCGGAGATCACCACTGGGCGGATGAACTGAACCTGAATCTGCTGAGTGCGGTGCGGCTCGATCGGGCGCTTATTCCCGGCATGATCGAATCTGCTTCGGGTTCGATCGTTCACACCGCCTCGATCCAGCGCAGGCTTCCTCTACACGATTCCACAACCGCCTATGCTGCGGCGAAGGCCGCCCTGGTCGCCTATAGCAAGGCTCTTTCAAAGGAAGTCGGACCAAAGGGCATCCGTGTAAACGTGGTTTCTCCCGGCTGGATCTACACTTCCGCGGCGGACGCCTTGGTGAAGCGGATTGCCGTCGGCATGGACGGGGATGAGGAAGCGGCACGTCAGAGCATCCTTGATGCCCTTGGCGGCATTCCGATCGGGCGTCCGGCACAGCCTGATGAAGTTGCTGAGCTGATCGCCTTCATCGCCTCTGAACGGGCGGCCGCCATTCATGGTGCCGAGTTCACGATTGATGGCGGCACTATGCCGACGATCTAA
- a CDS encoding winged helix-turn-helix transcriptional regulator — protein sequence MGKRPDYTPATAARGVQNALRILEGRWKLVILFQLFGGKTLRFSELERSIPGISQKMLVQQLRQLEKDGVVSRMVYPEVPPRVEYRLTNWGQAICPALDSLLIWAEAAPEEARLRLLEEEAAPPFDAGHVCDSLEAATSSEQDLH from the coding sequence ATGGGTAAGCGTCCCGACTACACTCCAGCCACGGCGGCGCGAGGCGTGCAGAACGCGCTGCGCATCCTCGAAGGGCGCTGGAAGCTTGTTATCCTGTTCCAGCTGTTCGGTGGAAAGACCCTTCGTTTTTCCGAGTTGGAACGGTCGATACCTGGCATTTCGCAGAAGATGCTGGTCCAACAACTGCGCCAGCTGGAGAAGGACGGCGTGGTCAGCCGCATGGTCTACCCTGAGGTTCCGCCACGGGTCGAGTACCGGCTGACCAACTGGGGGCAGGCCATCTGCCCCGCGCTGGACTCGCTCTTGATCTGGGCAGAGGCGGCGCCAGAAGAAGCACGGCTACGCCTGCTGGAAGAGGAGGCGGCGCCTCCCTTTGATGCCGGTCATGTGTGTGATTCATTGGAGGCGGCAACCAGCTCAGAACAGGATCTCCACTGA